One region of Bubalus kerabau isolate K-KA32 ecotype Philippines breed swamp buffalo chromosome 6, PCC_UOA_SB_1v2, whole genome shotgun sequence genomic DNA includes:
- the CFAP144 gene encoding cilia- and flagella-associated protein 144, with protein MAGHQKEKAIADEVHQNQILRELYLKELRTQKLYTQYHVNPLRKVHTIARKPMSWHDNLEEPADARFLNLIHHAAQGPRKKYPETQTEGQEIGWDSEPLVNPQRDDHRLNHFRVYKDITLYKAKMWSLGEDDHHK; from the exons ATGGCTGGACACCAGAAGGAGAAAGCAATCGCAGATGAGGTCCACCAGAACCAGATCCTGCGGGAACTGTACCTCAAAGAGCTACGAACCCAGAAACTCTACACGCAGTATCACGTGAATCCACTCCGCAAGG TTCACACAATCGCCAGAAAGCCCATGTCTTGGCATGATAACCTGGAAGAACCTGCAGACG CCAGGTTTCTAAATCTTATCCACCACGCTGCCCAGGGACCAAGAAAGAAATACCCAGAGACACAGACTGAAGGTCAAGAGATTGGATGGGATTCTGAGCCTTTG GTCAACCCGCAACGTGACGACCACAGGCTGAACCACTTCAGGGTCTACAAAGACATCACTCTGTACAAGGCTAAAATGTGGAGCTTGGGAGAAGACGATCACCACAAGTAG